The following nucleotide sequence is from Vicinamibacteria bacterium.
CCCTTAGAACTAGTATGCAACACTAGTAGTGTGTCATACTAGTTAACTATGGCGGAGAAAGCTTTCTTCAACCGCGAAGCGGAGATCCGGACTCTCGAGCGCGCCTGGGCGACTCCCGGACCAAATCTCGTCATGGTCTGGGGCCGCCGGCGCACGGGCAAGACGAGGCTACTCGGGCGGTTCGTCGAAGACAAGCGGGCCGTGTTCTACGGGGCGACGGAGCAAGCGGCGCGAGCCGAGTTGCGCGGATTCTCCGCGGCGGTCAGACAAAGCTTCAAACCGTCCGGTGACGACCTGCTGGCACACAGCGACTTCCCCGACTGGGAAGTCGCGCTTCGGTACCTCGCGCGTAGAGCCGCTCGCCAACGGCTCGTCGTTGTGCTCGATGAGTTCCCTTACCTCGTCGAGACCGAGCCCGCTCTTCCATCAGTCATTCAGCGCTTCTGGGACCGGGAGGCCCGGGCGAGCAAGCTGCATCTTGTGCTCTGCGGCTCGGCTCAGGCGCTGATGGAGGATCTGCAGGCCGCACGCGCGCCGCTCTTCGGCCGAATCGATGCCAGGCTCAATCTCAGGCCGTTCGAGCTCGAAGAAGCGGCATTGTTCGTACCGCGTCTTTCTCCCGCCGAGCGCGTCATCTGCCATGCCGTCGTCGGTGGCATGCCGACGTACCTCACGCGCTGGGACGACAAGGTCGGGCATCGCGGGAATATCCGCCGGCTCTACGGCGATCCGGCCTCACCGCTCGTCGCGGAAGGTGAGTTCG
It contains:
- a CDS encoding ATP-binding protein, with the protein product MAEKAFFNREAEIRTLERAWATPGPNLVMVWGRRRTGKTRLLGRFVEDKRAVFYGATEQAARAELRGFSAAVRQSFKPSGDDLLAHSDFPDWEVALRYLARRAARQRLVVVLDEFPYLVETEPALPSVIQRFWDREARASKLHLVLCGSAQALMEDLQAARAPLFGRIDARLNLRPFELEEAALFVPRLSPAERVICHAVVGGMPTYLTRWDDKVGHRGNIRRLYGDPASPLVAEGEFVLKSELRAAAGYFRILRAIASGRTTYGAIRHFADIEV